The Capsicum annuum cultivar UCD-10X-F1 chromosome 3, UCD10Xv1.1, whole genome shotgun sequence genomic sequence GCTGGACACAtcagggggactggtggtggaatgaagaagaaagtggagactaagaaagGAGCGTATggtaagttggttgagagtaaggatgaagagaaGCGGGAgaatagggaggagtacaagttagctaagaaggaggctaagttagcagttacggctgctaagaaGACGGCAacgtttgagagcttgtatgcggggttagaggagagcagcagggaaaagaggttgtataggcttgctaaggctagggagtgAAAGGGTtgtgacctcgatcaagtgaagtgcattaaggggaggatggtagagtgctGGTGGAGGAAGTTCACATTAAGAGAAGATGGCAATCGTATTTTCACAcactcttgaatgatgagggggatagagacattgtgttaggggagctggagcactcagagaagggtcgtgatttcagttattgtagacgtttcaaggtggaggaggtcagagaggctattcaaaggatgcgaaggggtagggcaaCGGGGCCTAACGAGATTCCAGcggggagtggcttcggtggacaACAAGATGCGGAAAgttaggttgagatggttcgggcatgtgatgaggagggccacggatgccccagttcgtaggtgtgagagctAGCTTTAGATGGTTtcagacggggtaggggtaggccaaagaaatgcaggagagaagtgattagacgtgacatggagcagttacagcttactgaggacatgaccctagataggaaggtatggaggacacGAATTAGGTTAGAAGGCTAGTTTTTGTGGGTGGGACGTAGccagtagttaggagagctttaGGGTAGCCGGGCTGGTAGTCTTAGGGCTATGTCAATAGGTTGGAGTTGCTAGTAGGAGAGTATGGGGATGGGGGTGCCTTTTGTTCGTTAGTGCAGGGTATTAAGTGTCATTTCTGTTATTCCATCTTggttcatgctttattacgaatttgtttactattctttgtcttgagccgggggtctatcgaaaacagtctttctacttctctggaggtagtggtatagaatgcatacattttaccctccccagacccccctatgtggaatacactgggtttgttgttgttatatacaAAAAAGTCACGAGGGAGGTTTAAGAAGGATGCTTGGAGTTTATAAGTGTACGTGTGGCATACATTAGCGATCAAAAGACATATAAGATGGCGCAGGTCATCCTCAAAAAAGGAAgcttcaagtatcttgggtcaaTAATCCAAAAAATAGGGAGATATGTCACATCGTATTAGAGGAGGCGGATGAAATGAGGGCTTGCATCCGATGAACTATGTGATAAGAATGTGCCACTGAAACTtgaaggtaagttctatagagtgatTGTTAGACCAACTATGTTATATGGGGTAGAGCATTCGCTGGTCAAGAATTCACACATTCAGAAGATGTATGCCGCAGAGATGAGGATCACTTACGTGGATGTGTGGGCACACTAGGAGAGATAAGATTAGGAACGAATATATACGAGGTAAGTGGGAGTGGCCACAATGGTaaacaagatgcgggaagtgaggttaaGATGGTACAGGCATATAAAAAAGAGGATCACAAGCGCGGAGAAGCAAGAGGTTGGCAGTGATAGGTCTAAGAAGAGGTAGAGGTAGAATGAAGAAGAATTGGGCATAGGTGATTAGACATGTCATGACACATCTTCAACTCACCAacgacatgaccttagataggaaagTACGGAGGTAGAGGGTTAGGAGGTAGACAAGTAATTTCTCTCTTTCCTGTAGAGAGCATAGTTCTAAATTTGTGCACGTTTATCTTCTCCCCCTACTTATCAataccattattattattgttgtttctttTACTTGGGCTTATCGTTacaaatttttgttgtttgtactTCTCTTTTCTACTATAGTTTCACCATAACTTTAACTCTTGCAATAGTCAAACCTATTTTTGAAAGCGCTTTCTTTCTAAACCAAGgctctattggaaacaacctgtCTACTTCACACAAGGTAGGGTAAGGTTCGTGTACACCCCACCCTCCCAAACCACACTTGTGGGATCACACTGAGGATGTTGTCGTTGTGGTTGGGGGGGGGAGGAGGAGATAGGCTTAAAAGCCCGTCTTTGTGGTTTAAGAAACATTGCATCTAACACCcccaaaacaaataatatctaattTTCCTATATGGAAAGAActcaaagaaataaaagtaaCAACACAATGTTGTTAATCTTTTAGAACACATTTTCAATATTAAGCTAGACCGattattataaaagtaaataagTATCAAGAGGGGGGGgatcattaaaaaaattgaaagttcTTACGACTTGAGAGATGATGGTATTTTGGACATCTAGTAAGATTTAGTGTTTGGAGGGGAaaaaaggccaaaataggttaagTGTGTTTTAAATTTCTGTAACCACAAGGAAGCTTTTAGCCTAGTTTCACTCTGTATGGGATAAAACAGGAGCAGAATTCATATAGGATATAATGTAAAAACCCTTAAATGTTTCTGATTTCCCATTTAATGTAAGGAACCTTtcaagaacttatccaaaataaaaccagTGCGCTGTGGTCAAAGAACAATTTTGACTTCCAGAAATTAGACCAAAGTGTTGACCGAAAACTAAAATAATCTAAAGGTAGGTTTCTTGAAAAACTCACACATGTTTCGAGGAACTTCCCATCCAAAAGAAATTCGAACATAACTTTTCCCAAACCCATTTTCCAGAACTTTTCCTAGAGAATTAGTTTTCCAGAAAGAAACCAAAACTACATCAAAACCTACCTATGACTCCACTGTACACCATCAATCCACCACTACCCCCACCGCccacaaagaaaaagaaaacaaaagaagaaatataccTAATTCAGCAGCCTTCATTGCAGCAATTTTTGCAGCATCTATATCAGAGTCTTTCACGCCCTGCTCCGAAGTCAATTCACTGTTTGGATCTTGACCTTCGTTTGAGTTCGAAGAGAGTTTTCCATCAGCTGCACTTGCTGGGTTCAAGCCAGAATAATACAGTGTGATTAAAAACATAATAACAGTAGTCCAGAAAGAAGAACAAGGTGGTCAATACCATCTTTTCCCTGCTCAGAACTCTGATCCATGCCTgagaattttgatttcttagatGGACACTCTTGCCCTTTACCAGAAGCAACATTTCTGTCTTCAAATATCTTCTCTCGGTCCTCatagttcttccttccctcttTGATGTATTTCTCACCATCCAACTCCATAACAGCAAATTGTGAATCTTTTCTTGAATTTGACTCATTTCGGTTGCTTCTAGACTCCTCATAAGCGGGTGAACGATCACTCTTGTGATCACTCCTACAGTTCCCTTTCTCATCTCGGTTGTCTCTATGCTCCTTAAACCTATCATTATCCCTGAATATATTATCGTCAATGCTAGAGTTATTATAACGCCCACCTGATCCTACTCGATCAAATGATAAACCATTATCTTTGAATGATGAAGTTTCTCTCTGCCGATTCTTGCTTCTATGCCCTAAATCTTCATACCTATCACGGTAGTGTTTGTCAATGTCACGTGAGGAGTATCTTGACCTATGATCATTATCTCGCTTGGAGTTATTAGAATAATTGTCCACTCTTGAATCACGATGAGAATGAGAGCATAGCTTTGAATATCCtctatcatcatcatcagtaTGCCAGTCATGTCTGGGATAATCATCGTGCCTATGGTGATTGCGGGAGCTCCTAGAAGATTGTCGATCAGACTTCCTGTGAGATTCACCACTTCGACCTTGTCGGTTTCTACTGGAATTCCTATCTAAATAATCATCCTTATGTCGCCAGTCATCCTTCCTTGAAGAGATGGGACTAAAGCCCCTCTTGCGGGATGGGCTCCCTACAGTCACCAAAAATGGGATAGTTAAGAAGCAAACATCACATATCAAGCTTTACCAAGATCTTTTTCATTAACACATAGCTGTATCAAGATATTTAAATAGATGTTAATCATATTCACAAGGCAGACTCAAAATGATGCCTAGATTGTGTCTATGAAGCACTGAATAATAGCCTTATTATAGGGCTCAAATTATTAGTTTAGAACTGGAGAAGCAAATAACTTCAGGCTGTGCTGTGGAATGACAGGAAATACTTTCCACAAAAAATATTGTCCGAGATAAATGTCTCATAGATCACTTTCTGATGGTTGAGCAATAGATATGGTCACTACCACAATAGTACAAGTATGAATAGCGAaacccaaatatcaaaaatctaaatataaatcgataaaaatattactaaaacACTAACAAACTTTTATGCCCCTAAGAAGTAAAATTATCTCTTCAAATGAAGAATCCGCATGGAATAAATGAAATTGCAATATTTAAATATACCgaatatttagaattttaatcCACCAAAATTATGTCTACTTGAATATTAGTCAATCTGCCATGAATTTGAAATCATTCCCAATTCAAATAGAGGATATAAGACTTCAATATGGATGATATAAAGTTGAATTCATTAAAAGAACAATATGAATGGGTTGTTCAAATTCACTTAATGGTAGAACAGTTCTCATCTAATTTGATAGATCTATTGTATGGTTTTTATGCATATACAAATTTGACTAGCGCTTGTCAAATGAAAAGTAAAGGACCGAGAGGAATTGGAGGAGCTGCCAGAATATTTTCCAGCCAACACCTGGTTGGGGTTTTCTGGTGGGTTTTTATTAAAGGTGAGGTGGATGGTTTTGGGGTTAGTTTTAACAGATTTTTAGAACGAAACTGTTAATGTCAGAGATTTGAACCAAAAGTCTTACGGGGCCTTTGGTCATGAAAACcaattttttcactttatttgaaatttttgaagttggagtGGTGTTTGGCAATAGTTTTGCAAAAGAATATTTAGAATTTGAATGTACTTTTTGTAAATATGGTTTATACCCCCAATTTCTAAAAATTAGCAAAATCACTCATTTTGACTAATTCACATACAAACAGATCTGCTCAATAAGAGTAATATCACAAAATAGATAGTCACATAATGTCAAAGATTATTGCAAATATTATTCGGTTATTTGAATGTACTTTTccaaaaacatatgaaaaataatttaaatgagtcatttttatagaaacaaaaaatttagggtaaaatttgaaaaagaaaaatatagtgaaaGTGAAAACAAGGTTCTGGGTGGTTTCCAAATGTACGACTTCGGCCAAACATTGATTTTCAAATAGTGTGAAaatcagaaaaaggtgaaattctcaTGACCAAACAGGTCCTTAACTTTTTGTATGCATTAAGGACTATTTCTCCCGAGTGGTATATATCAATGACCAATACTTCAACCCTCATACATTAAGGACCATTTGACCATTTTTCCTGCTGGtttttaacctaattttgtacagcaattgattttttctttttaaaaaaaccgaTATGAATCATA encodes the following:
- the LOC107852276 gene encoding arginine/serine-rich coiled-coil protein 2 isoform X2, coding for MDSDGKKSLQENTMDSKGAFRKLSNDAVNRKYRRRSPVGGSSSSEGSPSRKRGFSPISSRKDDWRHKDDYLDRNSSRNRQGRSGESHRKSDRQSSRSSRNHHRHDDYPRHDWHTDDDDRGYSKLCSHSHRDSRVDNYSNNSKRDNDHRSRYSSRDIDKHYRDRYEDLGHRSKNRQRETSSFKDNGLSFDRVGSGGRYNNSSIDDNIFRDNDRFKEHRDNRDEKGNCRSDHKSDRSPAYEESRSNRNESNSRKDSQFAVMELDGEKYIKEGRKNYEDREKIFEDRNVASGKGQECPSKKSKFSGMDQSSEQGKDASAADGKLSSNSNEGQDPNSELTSEQGVKDSDIDAAKIAAMKAAELVNRNLIGTGIMTTDQKKKLLWGNKKTTTNTEESAHHWDTSLFGDRERQEKFNKLMGVKGDVNTENKPVIHDAERQRELQMDLEKQYTAGLRRRDGRTVGLGL
- the LOC107852276 gene encoding arginine/serine-rich coiled-coil protein 2 isoform X1, with the protein product MDSDGKKSLQENTMDSKGAFRKLSNDAVNRKYRRRSPVGGSSSSEGSPSRKRGFSPISSRKDDWRHKDDYLDRNSSRNRQGRSGESHRKSDRQSSRSSRNHHRHDDYPRHDWHTDDDDRGYSKLCSHSHRDSRVDNYSNNSKRDNDHRSRYSSRDIDKHYRDRYEDLGHRSKNRQRETSSFKDNGLSFDRVGSGGRYNNSSIDDNIFRDNDRFKEHRDNRDEKGNCRSDHKSDRSPAYEESRSNRNESNSRKDSQFAVMELDGEKYIKEGRKNYEDREKIFEDRNVASGKGQECPSKKSKFSGMDQSSEQGKDASAADGKLSSNSNEGQDPNSELTSEQGVKDSDIDAAKIAAMKAAELVNRNLIGTGIMTTDQKKKLLWGNKKTTTNTEESAHHWDTSLFGDRERQEKFNKLMSLRLPWYLWPIVGCERRCEYREQASHPRCREAKGAPDGLGEAIHCWTSPKRWSYSWTRPLRFCFGHLILLQLL